The Penicillium psychrofluorescens genome assembly, chromosome: 2 nucleotide sequence ATGATTTAGTAAATTCTGCCGCATCCAATCTAATCTCAAAAATATCCAGTACAAAGATAGACCACATCATGGCCTACAACCCTTTTTAATCCTGGTCATAACGCTCCGGCTGGTCTCGAACTTCATCCAATTAACAGgattctccatctcatcggGGAGCTGGGCCATCAAGCTGGCAAACTCCGGCTTAAGCCCTACCACCCCAGTCTCGCGGGCATAATCGTGCCAATGCGCCATGAGTTCCTCCAACTTATCATTACGCTCTTCTTTCAAGTCGTTCACCTCACCGGGGTCTTCAAGAACATTATAGAGCTGCCACTCCTCTGGTCCAAATGGCTTGTTGACGAAGTTCAGCTTCCACGGACCTTTCCGTAAAGCCGCTTGTCCGAACAGCTCCCATCCCGCCACATAGTCCTCAGGGTGAGGTGTTGGCGCTTCCTTGGTGAGGAATGGTACCCAACTCGTGCCCATAATTTTCTCAAtcttccttcctccaaaCATACCAACGGGCTTTGCAATCCCCGTCTGCTCCAGCATGGTTGGCATGACATCCATGACTGTGCAAAATTCGTGGCAGATGCTTTGCCGATAGCTCATGTCCATGGAGGGCTTCAAGATGAATGGCACGCGGATGCCTCCCTCGGTGCTGAATTTCTTGTATAGCCTGCTGGGTGCAGTCGCCGCTTGAGCCCAACGACCACCATACCAAGCAAAACTGTCCTTGTTGCCAATATTATCCAAGGCATTGTTGTAGTATCGCCCAATATAGTCCAGCACCTTTGGGCCCATTAAAGGATGAGCTTCATAGCTGTAtccctcggcgccgttgTCTGACATGAAGATGATTTCTGTGTTCTCGTACAATCCATTTTCGTGAAGATAGTCGATTACACGTCCAATGTTCTCATCCATGCAATCTACCATCCCCGCGTACGCCTCCATCGCACGCGCGGACTTGCTTCGTTGGTCAGGGGTCATCTCTTCCCATTCCGGTACTTCGGGCGCCTGTACGGGGTGTGGGTTGACTCCGTCAGGAACTAGCCCAAGACGTTGCAATGCAGCAATACGACGCAGTCTGAGTGCATCTGGGCCATCATCATACATGCCGCGATACTTTTTGATGTTTTCCGGTGGGGCTTGCAGTGGCCAGTGCGGAGCAGAGAAGGGTagaaaagcaaagaatgGTCGATCTCGTGGCCGCTCATCCATATAGCGTAACAACTCGGTCGTATAATAGTTGCTCGAGTAGAAGTCTGCCGGAAGTGTATTGTTGTTGACATATTGGCCGTCCTTCATGTGGACCGCGCTCACATTTACCTCCGCAAAACGGCACAATGAATCACCTGTCTGGATCTCCGGCTCCCACGCATAGTGGTTTGCCGCCGGAGGCAACAGTGCGAAGCTGCGGTCAAACCCTCGACTGGCTGGGGAATGGTCGGGTTTGAGCCCAAGGTGCCATTTGCCTGCCATCATGGTGTGATAGCCTCCATCGGCGCGCAAGACTTCTGGCAAGGTAGCCACATGTTCATTTAGATAGCCCTCGTGGCCAGGCTTTCCTTGGTGGATGGGACTGTCGATTAAAAACTCGGCCATTTGGCCCAGGCCCGTCAAATGATGATCAGTGCCGGTAAGGAGCATGGCGCGCGTGGGCGAGCAAGCGGCGGCCGAATGAAAATCAGTAAACCGAgttcccgccgccgcgagacTGTCGATGCACGGCGTCTGGATTTCAGATCCATAGCAGCTAACATCAGAAAAGCCGAGGTCGTCTGCGACAATGATCAAATAGTTCGGCTTGGGAGGAGGTTTGAAAGAGCCCATGATGCCGGTTTTCGAGTGGAAAAAAAACCTGGCTTGATTATTGAGAATGTTGGGTAAATGAAGCACTTTTAGGTCACTATAGTTATTATCAGGCACTGATAGCTCTATTCCAATGCCCCATCCAGAGACCGAtcctcggtggtggagcTGTTAAGCGACACTCGCTTTTCAACGGGTCGCGGACCGATAGTTTCTCTATCGGCTATCAGCGTTGGACTCTGAAGAAAATGTGCATTCGTACTCTCGATCTGTACATGTTTATTGCTCTTCGTGACTAATTTTGCTTGGACTTTCTCATTCATTATTTA carries:
- a CDS encoding uncharacterized protein (ID:PFLUO_003211-T1.cds;~source:funannotate), which produces MGSFKPPPKPNYLIIVADDLGFSDVSCYGSEIQTPCIDSLAAAGTRFTDFHSAAACSPTRAMLLTGTDHHLTGLGQMAEFLIDSPIHQGKPGHEGYLNEHVATLPEVLRADGGYHTMMAGKWHLGLKPDHSPASRGFDRSFALLPPAANHYAWEPEIQTGDSLCRFAEVNVSAVHMKDGQYVNNNTLPADFYSSNYYTTELLRYMDERPRDRPFFAFLPFSAPHWPLQAPPENIKKYRGMYDDGPDALRLRRIAALQRLGLVPDGVNPHPVQAPEVPEWEEMTPDQRSKSARAMEAYAGMVDCMDENIGRVIDYLHENGLYENTEIIFMSDNGAEGYSYEAHPLMGPKVLDYIGRYYNNALDNIGNKDSFAWYGGRWAQAATAPSRLYKKFSTEGGIRVPFILKPSMDMSYRQSICHEFCTVMDVMPTMLEQTGIAKPVGMFGGRKIEKIMGTSWVPFLTKEAPTPHPEDYVAGWELFGQAALRKGPWKLNFVNKPFGPEEWQLYNVLEDPGEVNDLKEERNDKLEELMAHWHDYARETGVVGLKPEFASLMAQLPDEMENPVNWMKFETSRSVMTRIKKGCRP